From one Streptomyces sp. N50 genomic stretch:
- a CDS encoding helix-turn-helix transcriptional regulator → MAREKTAELLTVRQVLEELGGISRRTFYRWRELRLAPACIRLPNGELRVRRDVLNDWLAERAEGAAS, encoded by the coding sequence ATGGCGCGTGAGAAGACGGCCGAACTGCTCACTGTGCGGCAGGTGCTCGAAGAGCTGGGTGGGATCTCCCGGCGCACCTTCTATCGCTGGCGCGAACTGCGGCTCGCGCCGGCCTGTATCCGTTTACCCAACGGGGAGTTGAGGGTTCGCCGCGACGTGCTCAACGACTGGTTGGCGGAGCGCGCAGAGGGGGCCGCGTCGTGA
- a CDS encoding tyrosine-type recombinase/integrase translates to MKSYKVSVWKLSVNKTTKKPTHLVRWVVDGQAFSESYKTSALADRFRAKLLRAVDKGEPFDTVSGLPDSLRGGKAALTYLELALKYIDARWAEASAKQRDSMTDALATVVPVLVKPVRGRPTPQIVRRALRSYLLPVSRRKQDRPEEIASAVRWIERASLPVAELLEIARVHELIDGLGRKLDGKLAATQTYRRRRAVVFNSLEYAVELELLNANPLSRVRRKRGKRAVQEVDRRVVVNPRQARELLAAVTYVGGYERASGRRLRAFFGCLYYAAMRPGEALGLRRSDCVLPASGWGRIELAETRPTAGKAWTDSGEAHDRRGLKQRAEGEVRIVPIPPPLVRLLREHLKEFGTAKDGRLFASERGNVVAASSYSRVWKQTRELAFLPEQVSSVLAFRPYDLRHAGVSQWLNSGVPAPEVAARAGHSVDVLLKIYAKCIDGQEQEMNDRILKGLGEEGDTSEK, encoded by the coding sequence GTGAAGTCGTACAAGGTCTCCGTGTGGAAGCTCTCGGTCAACAAGACGACCAAGAAGCCAACTCACCTTGTCCGCTGGGTCGTTGACGGGCAAGCCTTCAGCGAGTCGTACAAGACATCGGCACTGGCCGACCGCTTCAGGGCCAAGCTGCTGCGAGCCGTCGACAAGGGCGAGCCCTTCGACACGGTGTCGGGGCTGCCCGACTCGCTGCGTGGTGGCAAGGCGGCGCTGACGTACCTGGAGTTGGCGCTCAAGTACATCGATGCTCGCTGGGCTGAGGCGTCGGCGAAGCAGCGTGACAGCATGACCGACGCGTTGGCGACGGTCGTCCCTGTACTGGTCAAGCCGGTTCGGGGACGCCCAACGCCGCAGATAGTACGGCGTGCGCTGCGCTCCTACCTCCTTCCCGTGTCGCGGAGAAAGCAGGATCGGCCGGAGGAGATTGCTTCGGCCGTGCGCTGGATCGAGCGGGCCTCTCTGCCTGTAGCGGAGTTGCTGGAGATCGCTCGCGTGCATGAGCTGATCGACGGTCTCGGCCGCAAGCTGGATGGCAAACTCGCGGCCACACAGACCTACCGGCGTCGCCGGGCGGTGGTGTTCAACTCGCTTGAATACGCAGTGGAGTTAGAGCTCCTGAACGCGAACCCATTGAGCCGAGTACGCCGCAAGCGCGGCAAGCGGGCAGTACAAGAGGTCGACCGCCGAGTCGTGGTCAATCCGCGGCAGGCGCGGGAGTTGCTGGCTGCGGTGACGTACGTCGGCGGTTACGAACGGGCGAGTGGTCGACGGCTGCGGGCATTCTTCGGGTGCCTGTACTACGCCGCCATGCGCCCCGGTGAAGCGCTCGGCCTGCGTCGGTCGGACTGCGTACTTCCGGCGTCGGGTTGGGGACGTATCGAACTGGCCGAGACGCGTCCGACGGCAGGCAAGGCGTGGACGGACTCCGGGGAGGCGCACGACCGGCGGGGCCTGAAGCAGCGTGCGGAGGGTGAGGTGCGCATCGTGCCCATCCCGCCTCCGCTGGTGCGCCTGCTTCGTGAGCATCTAAAGGAGTTCGGCACTGCCAAGGACGGCCGGCTCTTCGCCAGTGAGCGGGGCAACGTCGTAGCGGCTTCGTCTTACTCGCGCGTGTGGAAGCAGACGCGAGAGCTGGCGTTCCTGCCCGAACAGGTCTCCTCAGTGCTCGCTTTCCGGCCGTACGACCTGCGGCACGCGGGCGTGTCCCAGTGGCTCAACTCCGGTGTGCCCGCACCGGAAGTGGCGGCACGCGCCGGCCACTCGGTCGACGTGCTGCTCAAGATTTACGCCAAGTGCATCGACGGCCAGGAGCAAGAGATGAACGACCGGATCCTGAAGGGTCTGGGAGAGGAGGGCGACACCTCCGAAAAGTGA
- a CDS encoding response regulator encodes MGKTRTRWPVRTYSRVVPGASGRVLVVDDNKVIRQLIRVNLELEGLEVVTAADGAECLDVIHQVQPDVVTLDVVMPRLDGLRTAARLRSDPRTRDLPLAIVSACTQYEVDSGLDVGVDAFLAKPFEPAELIALVRQLIERGRGREPRDPADGLSIGGAFGAGAGSGEGERAGRGGRSGG; translated from the coding sequence GTGGGGAAAACCCGGACGCGGTGGCCGGTCCGGACCTACTCTCGAGTTGTGCCAGGCGCGTCGGGTCGGGTGCTTGTTGTGGACGACAACAAGGTCATCCGGCAGTTGATCAGGGTCAATCTCGAGCTGGAGGGTCTCGAGGTCGTGACCGCGGCCGATGGTGCCGAGTGTCTGGATGTCATTCACCAGGTTCAGCCCGATGTGGTCACCCTTGATGTCGTCATGCCTCGGCTGGACGGGCTGCGTACCGCCGCTCGGCTGCGCAGCGACCCCCGGACCCGTGATCTGCCCCTCGCCATCGTCAGCGCCTGTACCCAGTACGAGGTCGACAGCGGGCTCGACGTCGGCGTCGACGCGTTTCTCGCCAAGCCCTTCGAGCCTGCCGAACTCATCGCTCTCGTACGGCAGTTGATCGAGCGGGGGCGGGGCCGCGAGCCGCGTGATCCGGCCGATGGCCTCTCCATCGGTGGTGCCTTCGGTGCGGGCGCCGGCAGCGGTGAGGGTGAGCGGGCCGGGCGGGGTGGACGTAGCGGCGGCTGA
- the nrtL gene encoding ArgS-related anticodon-binding protein NrtL translates to MTPVELSRTVLRAVRRAVEGGELRVVVPETASVTVPGAGGCGDYATNIALQLARPAGETPRRVAELLRPHLAGAHGVSGVEITGPGFLNISLGSTASTALVEEILRRGPQYGFVDDQAADARHGVLPPGQAAPTARHGDLPPGQDAPTTRLVRLHAPNEPRALVVMDVVARLLRSQGTPVRTRCDSRPEPAWSALLGAEIEADAYGSPEAPAQRDADADADADADAVAVTGADVHVNVRPVPAPDPADLHPLGRDAARWALLHPAAHDRPRLTADHLAQRESNPLFRVRYAYARTRAVSRNAADLGFTAAPGDVRQDVQQDVLEDTAPLLTHLADHPRLLARAAAHRAPDLLARHLVAVADATLALLPATLPLGDEKPSAAHRARLALAEAAGAVLAGGLSLLGIDAPEHL, encoded by the coding sequence GTGACCCCCGTCGAGCTCTCCCGTACCGTGCTGCGCGCGGTGCGTCGTGCTGTCGAGGGCGGGGAGTTGCGTGTCGTCGTGCCGGAGACGGCATCCGTGACCGTGCCGGGGGCCGGCGGGTGTGGGGACTACGCCACCAACATCGCCCTCCAGCTCGCCCGGCCCGCCGGGGAGACCCCCCGCCGCGTCGCCGAACTGCTGCGGCCACACCTCGCCGGCGCCCATGGCGTCAGCGGTGTCGAGATCACCGGGCCCGGGTTCCTCAACATCAGTCTCGGGAGTACGGCGTCCACCGCCCTCGTCGAGGAGATCCTGCGGCGTGGACCGCAGTACGGGTTCGTCGACGACCAGGCCGCCGACGCCCGTCACGGCGTTCTCCCTCCGGGCCAGGCCGCCCCCACCGCCCGTCACGGCGATCTCCCTCCGGGCCAAGACGCCCCCACCACCCGCCTCGTCCGACTTCACGCCCCTAACGAACCCCGCGCCCTCGTCGTCATGGACGTCGTCGCCCGCCTCCTGCGCTCGCAGGGCACCCCCGTCCGCACCCGCTGCGACAGCCGCCCCGAGCCCGCGTGGTCCGCCCTTCTCGGTGCCGAGATCGAGGCCGACGCGTACGGCTCCCCAGAAGCACCAGCTCAGCGCGATGCCGATGCCGATGCCGATGCCGATGCCGATGCCGTCGCTGTCACTGGCGCCGACGTGCACGTCAACGTACGGCCGGTGCCGGCCCCCGACCCCGCCGACCTCCACCCCCTCGGCCGCGACGCCGCCCGCTGGGCCCTCCTTCACCCCGCCGCTCACGACCGGCCCCGCCTCACCGCCGACCACCTCGCGCAGCGGGAGAGCAACCCTCTCTTCCGGGTCCGTTACGCCTACGCCCGCACCCGGGCCGTCAGCCGTAACGCCGCCGACCTCGGCTTCACCGCCGCACCCGGCGACGTACGGCAAGACGTCCAACAAGACGTACTAGAGGACACCGCCCCCCTCCTCACCCACCTCGCCGACCACCCCCGCCTCCTCGCCCGCGCGGCAGCCCACCGCGCGCCCGACCTGCTCGCCCGTCACCTGGTCGCCGTAGCCGACGCGACCCTCGCTCTCCTGCCCGCCACGCTTCCGCTCGGGGACGAGAAACCCTCGGCCGCCCACCGTGCCCGGCTCGCGCTCGCCGAAGCCGCCGGGGCGGTGCTCGCCGGTGGCCTGTCCCTGCTCGGCATCGATGCCCCCGAACACCTCTGA
- the lysA gene encoding diaminopimelate decarboxylase, protein MSRSAHPAGPRHADVLPEGHYSAPAADLNELDPKVWAQTVGRDADGVVTVGGIDVKTLAEQHGTPAYVLDEADFRERARAWRTAFGPDADVFYAGKAFLSRAVVRWLHEEGLNLDVCSGGELVTALSAGMPADRIAFHGNNKSVSEITRAVEAGVGRIVLDSFQEIVRVAHIAQSLGRRQPVQIRITVGVEAHTHEFIATAHEDQKFGIPLAGGQAAEAVRRALQLDGLELIGIHSHIGSQIFDMSGFEVAAHRVVGLLKAVRDEHGVELPEIDLGGGLGIAYTSDDDPREPHEIAKALTEIVTRECESAKLRTPRISVEPGRAIVGPTAFTLYEVGTIKPLDGLRTYVSVDGGMSDNIRTALYDAEYSVALVSRRSDAEPMLARVVGKHCESGDIVVKDAFLPGDLAPGDLIAVPATGAYCRSMASNYNHVLRPPVVAVKDGESRVIVRRETEEDLLRLDVG, encoded by the coding sequence ATGAGCCGTTCCGCACACCCCGCCGGTCCCCGTCACGCCGACGTCCTGCCCGAGGGGCACTACTCCGCCCCGGCCGCCGACCTCAACGAACTCGACCCCAAGGTGTGGGCGCAGACCGTCGGTCGTGACGCGGACGGTGTCGTCACCGTCGGCGGGATCGACGTGAAGACGCTCGCCGAGCAGCACGGCACCCCGGCCTACGTTCTCGACGAGGCCGATTTCCGGGAGCGCGCCCGGGCCTGGCGTACCGCGTTCGGGCCGGACGCCGACGTCTTCTACGCCGGCAAGGCGTTCCTGTCCCGTGCCGTCGTGCGGTGGCTGCACGAGGAGGGGCTGAATCTTGATGTGTGTTCCGGGGGTGAGCTCGTCACCGCCCTCTCCGCCGGGATGCCCGCCGACCGCATCGCCTTCCACGGCAACAACAAGTCCGTGAGTGAGATTACGCGGGCCGTCGAGGCCGGTGTCGGGCGGATCGTGCTCGACTCCTTCCAGGAGATCGTGCGGGTCGCCCATATCGCGCAGTCCCTCGGCAGGCGGCAGCCGGTACAGATCCGGATCACCGTGGGCGTGGAAGCGCACACGCACGAGTTCATCGCCACCGCGCACGAGGACCAGAAGTTCGGGATTCCGCTCGCCGGGGGACAGGCCGCCGAAGCCGTACGGCGCGCTCTTCAGCTCGACGGGCTCGAACTCATCGGGATCCACTCGCACATCGGGTCGCAGATCTTCGACATGTCCGGGTTCGAGGTCGCGGCCCATCGTGTGGTCGGGCTGCTGAAGGCCGTTCGTGACGAGCACGGTGTCGAGCTTCCCGAGATCGACCTCGGGGGTGGGCTCGGGATCGCTTACACCAGCGACGACGATCCCCGCGAGCCGCACGAGATCGCCAAGGCGCTCACCGAGATCGTCACCCGTGAGTGCGAGTCCGCGAAGCTGCGGACTCCTCGTATCTCCGTCGAGCCGGGGCGCGCCATCGTCGGGCCGACCGCCTTCACGCTCTACGAGGTCGGCACCATCAAGCCCCTCGACGGGCTGCGGACGTATGTGTCGGTCGACGGTGGCATGTCCGACAACATCCGGACCGCGCTCTACGACGCCGAGTACAGCGTCGCGCTCGTGTCCCGCCGCTCCGACGCCGAGCCCATGCTCGCCCGCGTCGTCGGCAAGCACTGTGAGAGCGGGGACATCGTGGTCAAGGACGCCTTCCTGCCGGGGGACCTGGCACCGGGTGACCTGATCGCCGTACCGGCCACGGGCGCGTACTGCCGTTCCATGGCGAGCAATTACAACCATGTGCTCCGGCCGCCGGTCGTCGCCGTGAAGGATGGGGAGTCGCGGGTCATCGTCCGCCGGGAGACGGAGGAGGACCTCCTGCGTCTCGACGTCGGCTGA
- a CDS encoding homoserine dehydrogenase has translation MMRTRPLKVALLGCGVVGSEVARIMTTHADDLAARIGAPVELAGVAVRRPSKVREGIDPALVTTDATALVKRGDIDVVVEVIGGIEPARSLITAAFEHGASVVSANKALLAQDGAALHAAAEQQGKDLYYEAAVAGAIPLIRPLRESLAGDKVNRVLGIVNGTTNFILDKMDSTGAGYQEALDEATALGYAEADPTADVEGFDAAAKAAILAGIAFHTRVRLDDVYREGMTEVTASDFASAKNMGCTIKLLAICERAEDGGSVTARVHPAMIPLSHPLASVRGAYNAVFVESDASGQLMFYGPGAGGAPTASAVLGDLVAVCRNRLNGTTGPGESAYAGLPVSGMGEVVTRYHISLDVADKPGVLAQVATVFAEHGVSIDTVRQQGKDGEASLVVVTHRASDAALGGTVEALRKLDTVRGVASIMRVEGE, from the coding sequence ATGATGCGTACGCGTCCGCTGAAGGTGGCGCTGCTGGGCTGTGGAGTGGTCGGCTCAGAGGTGGCGCGCATCATGACGACGCACGCCGACGACCTCGCCGCCCGCATCGGCGCACCCGTCGAGCTCGCGGGGGTCGCGGTACGGCGGCCCTCGAAGGTGCGTGAAGGCATCGATCCCGCCCTCGTCACCACCGACGCCACCGCTCTCGTCAAGCGCGGGGACATTGATGTCGTGGTGGAGGTCATCGGCGGTATCGAGCCCGCCCGCTCCCTCATCACCGCCGCCTTCGAGCACGGCGCTTCCGTCGTCTCCGCCAACAAGGCGCTGCTCGCGCAGGACGGCGCCGCGCTGCACGCCGCCGCCGAGCAGCAGGGCAAGGACCTCTACTACGAGGCTGCCGTCGCCGGGGCGATTCCCCTCATCCGGCCGCTGCGCGAGTCCCTCGCCGGTGACAAGGTCAACCGGGTGCTCGGGATCGTCAACGGCACCACCAACTTCATCCTCGACAAGATGGACAGCACGGGGGCCGGGTATCAGGAAGCCCTCGACGAGGCCACCGCGCTGGGGTACGCGGAAGCCGACCCCACCGCCGACGTCGAAGGCTTCGACGCCGCTGCCAAGGCCGCCATCCTCGCCGGGATCGCCTTCCACACGCGCGTGCGTCTCGACGACGTCTACCGCGAGGGGATGACGGAAGTCACCGCTTCGGACTTCGCCTCCGCCAAGAACATGGGCTGCACCATCAAGCTGCTGGCCATCTGCGAGCGGGCCGAGGACGGTGGCAGCGTCACCGCGCGCGTGCATCCCGCGATGATCCCGCTCAGCCACCCGCTCGCCTCCGTCCGCGGCGCCTACAACGCCGTGTTCGTCGAGTCCGACGCCTCCGGCCAGCTGATGTTCTACGGCCCCGGCGCGGGCGGCGCCCCCACCGCCTCCGCTGTTCTCGGTGACCTCGTCGCCGTGTGCCGCAACCGGCTCAACGGGACCACCGGGCCCGGCGAGTCGGCGTACGCCGGACTGCCCGTGTCGGGCATGGGCGAGGTCGTCACGCGGTACCACATCAGCCTCGACGTCGCCGACAAACCAGGTGTTCTCGCACAGGTCGCCACCGTGTTCGCCGAGCACGGTGTCTCGATCGATACGGTTCGGCAGCAGGGGAAGGACGGCGAGGCATCCCTCGTCGTCGTCACGCACCGCGCGTCCGACGCCGCCCTGGGCGGGACCGTCGAGGCGTTGCGCAAGCTCGACACCGTGCGGGGTGTCGCCAGCATCATGCGGGTTGAAGGAGAGTAA
- the thrC gene encoding threonine synthase: protein MTHQWRGIIEEYRDRLPVSDSTPVVSLREGGTPLVPAQVLSERTGCEVHLKVEGANPTGSFKDRGMTMAITRAKEEGAQAVICASTGNTSASAAAYAVRAGMVCAVLVPRGKIALGKMGQALVHGAKILQVDGNFDDCLTLARELSDNYPVALVNSVNPVRIEGQKTAAFEIVDMLGDAPDIHVLPVGNAGNITAYWKGYKEYAGDGIAAKSPRMWGFQASGSAPIVRGEIVKDPSTIATAIRIGNPASWQYALAARDESGGFIDEVTDREILRAYRLLAAQEGVFVEPASAASVAGLLKAAEQGKVDPGQTIVCTVTGNGLKDPDWAVAGAPQPVTIPVDAPTAAERLGLA, encoded by the coding sequence ATGACCCACCAGTGGCGCGGAATCATCGAGGAGTACCGGGACAGGCTGCCGGTATCCGACAGCACGCCGGTCGTCTCCCTCCGCGAGGGCGGCACGCCCCTCGTGCCCGCGCAGGTGCTCTCCGAGCGCACCGGCTGCGAGGTCCACCTCAAGGTGGAGGGTGCCAACCCGACCGGGTCCTTCAAGGACCGCGGTATGACCATGGCCATCACCCGGGCCAAGGAGGAGGGCGCGCAGGCCGTCATCTGCGCCTCCACCGGCAACACGTCGGCCTCCGCGGCCGCCTACGCGGTACGCGCCGGGATGGTCTGTGCCGTCCTCGTGCCGCGCGGGAAGATCGCGCTCGGCAAGATGGGCCAGGCCCTCGTGCACGGCGCGAAGATCCTCCAGGTCGACGGGAACTTCGACGACTGCCTCACCCTCGCCCGCGAGCTGAGCGACAACTACCCTGTGGCGCTGGTGAATTCGGTCAACCCGGTGCGCATCGAGGGCCAGAAGACGGCCGCCTTCGAGATCGTCGACATGCTCGGCGACGCGCCCGACATCCACGTCCTGCCGGTGGGCAACGCGGGCAACATCACCGCGTACTGGAAGGGCTACAAGGAGTACGCCGGGGACGGCATCGCCGCCAAGTCCCCGCGTATGTGGGGCTTTCAGGCCTCCGGTTCCGCGCCCATCGTGCGCGGCGAGATCGTCAAGGACCCCTCGACGATCGCCACCGCGATCCGCATCGGCAACCCCGCGTCCTGGCAGTACGCGCTCGCCGCGCGGGACGAGTCCGGCGGGTTCATCGACGAGGTGACGGACCGTGAGATCCTGCGCGCCTACCGGCTGTTGGCCGCTCAGGAGGGCGTTTTCGTCGAGCCCGCTTCCGCCGCTTCCGTCGCCGGTCTGCTGAAGGCGGCCGAGCAGGGCAAGGTCGACCCGGGCCAGACCATCGTCTGCACGGTGACCGGAAACGGTCTGAAGGACCCCGACTGGGCGGTCGCCGGCGCCCCGCAGCCGGTCACGATCCCGGTCGACGCGCCGACCGCGGCCGAGCGCCTCGGTCTGGCGTAA
- the thrB gene encoding homoserine kinase — MAGPAFRAAAVRVRVPATSANLGPGFDAFGLSLGLYDDVVVRVADSGLLIDIAGEGSETLPRDENHLLVRSLRTAFDLLGGQPRGLEIVCANRIPHGRGLGSSSAAICAGIVAARAVTIGGDSRLDDTALLELATEIEGHPDNVAACLLGGFTLSWMDGGAARAIRMDPADSIVPVVFVPGKPVLTETARGLLPRSVPHVDAAANAGRAALLVEALTRRPELLLPATEDRLHQEYRAPAMPESAALVDRLRADGVPAVISGAGPTVLALVDADNADKVSHLAGEGWAANRLDLDAQGACVLPLTAPSAN, encoded by the coding sequence ATGGCCGGTCCAGCCTTCCGCGCCGCCGCCGTCCGGGTGCGCGTCCCCGCCACCAGCGCCAACCTCGGCCCGGGCTTCGACGCCTTCGGCCTCTCGCTGGGGCTCTACGACGACGTCGTCGTCCGTGTCGCCGACTCCGGGCTGCTCATCGACATCGCGGGCGAGGGCAGCGAGACCCTCCCGCGCGACGAGAACCACCTCCTCGTACGGTCCCTGCGCACCGCCTTCGACCTGCTCGGCGGACAGCCGCGCGGCCTCGAGATCGTGTGCGCCAACCGCATTCCGCACGGCCGCGGCCTGGGTTCCTCCTCCGCCGCCATCTGCGCCGGCATCGTCGCCGCGCGCGCCGTGACCATAGGCGGGGACTCCCGGCTCGACGACACGGCCCTGCTGGAACTCGCCACCGAGATCGAGGGCCACCCCGACAACGTCGCGGCCTGTCTGCTGGGCGGATTCACGCTCTCCTGGATGGACGGGGGAGCCGCGCGGGCGATCAGGATGGACCCGGCCGATTCCATCGTTCCGGTGGTTTTCGTGCCCGGGAAACCGGTGCTCACCGAGACCGCGCGCGGCTTGCTCCCGCGCAGCGTCCCGCACGTCGACGCCGCCGCCAACGCGGGCCGCGCCGCGCTGCTCGTCGAGGCGCTCACCCGGCGCCCCGAGCTGCTGCTGCCCGCCACGGAGGACCGGCTGCACCAGGAGTACCGCGCTCCGGCGATGCCCGAAAGTGCCGCGCTCGTCGACCGGTTGAGGGCGGACGGGGTGCCGGCCGTGATTTCCGGCGCCGGACCGACCGTGCTCGCACTGGTCGACGCCGACAACGCCGACAAGGTGTCCCACCTCGCCGGCGAGGGCTGGGCCGCCAACCGGCTCGATCTCGACGCACAGGGCGCCTGCGTACTGCCGCTCACGGCCCCCAGCGCCAATTGA